From bacterium, the proteins below share one genomic window:
- a CDS encoding septal ring lytic transglycosylase RlpA family protein, producing MKNILWALLLTAAFLGCAPSPIYRSGTAGTSPVRETAAANKSQPPAKTEPWPLTVQQGLASYYGREFHGRKTANGETFDMEAMTAAHRTLPFGTMVRVTNLRTSQSVTVKINDRGPFVEGRLIDLSQGAARKIGIDGVEPVRLEIIQQPNN from the coding sequence ATGAAAAATATCCTTTGGGCATTACTGCTCACCGCCGCATTTTTGGGCTGCGCCCCCTCCCCCATCTACCGGAGCGGGACGGCCGGCACCAGCCCTGTCAGGGAAACTGCAGCGGCGAACAAATCACAACCCCCGGCCAAAACCGAACCCTGGCCGCTGACGGTACAGCAGGGCCTGGCCAGCTACTATGGCCGGGAATTCCACGGACGCAAGACCGCCAACGGCGAGACCTTTGACATGGAGGCCATGACCGCCGCCCACCGCACCCTGCCCTTCGGCACCATGGTCCGGGTCACCAACCTCCGGACCAGCCAGAGCGTGACCGTCAAGATCAACGACCGAGGGCCGTTCGTGGAAGGCCGGCTGATAGACCTGTCCCAGGGCGCGGCCAGAAAGATAGGAATAGACGGGGTGGAGCCGGTCCGGCTGGAGATCATCCAGCAGCCAAACAACTAA